A window of the Citrus sinensis cultivar Valencia sweet orange chromosome 9, DVS_A1.0, whole genome shotgun sequence genome harbors these coding sequences:
- the LOC102626595 gene encoding G-type lectin S-receptor-like serine/threonine-protein kinase At4g27290 isoform X1: MAIKNEKILLVESMVQQMEGAKMLIICCFLLSNIRTASTRDTIGLGQSIRDGETLVSANESFELGFFSPGKSKSRYLGIWYKKIANGTVTWVANRDAPLPDRSGVLSISSQGNGTLILLNSTNGIVWSFNAARTAQNPVALLLESGNLVVKSGNDNDSDNFLWQSFDYPTHVLLPGMKLGVNLVTGLKRFMSSWKSADDPAQDNYIYEVDPRGVPQAVFRKGSKIKFRAGPWNGLHWTGTPQLQPNPVYTFEYVSNENEVFYRFNLIKSSVLTMMVINPQGEPQRLTWMEQTQKWAPFVPFSGLILDQCDNYALCGAYAICNMNSNSARCECLEGFVPKSPSEWDLLDTSDGCIRRTQLDCEHGDGFLKRESVKLPDTSFSRVDKNISILACKELCSKNCSCTAYANADVRGGGSGCLLWFHDLIDMKVLSEGGQDLYIRMATSELDNFERTKRRKKKKVVIIIICALLATGVILIGGFMYMRKKKRRDQGNTVGSSELDYIDRGNRKENMELPMFDWNTIADATDNFSWKNKLGEGGFGPVYRGMLTEGQEIAVKRLSKSSGQGVEEFKNEVLLIAKLQHRNLVRLLGCCTLRDERMLIYEYLPNKSLEQFIFDVTRTKFLDWSKRCQIIEGIARGLLYLHQDSRLRIIHRDLKASNVLLDNDMNPKISDFGMARAFGVDQTEANTDRVVGTYGYMSPEYAIDGLFSVKSDVFSFGVLVLEIVCGKRNRGFYHADHHHNLLGHAWRLWTEDRSLELIDKSLDGSYSLSEALRCIQVGLLCVQQRPEDRPNMSSVVLMLSGERSLPQPKQPGFFTERNLPESESSSSKRKLPLSNEITISLIEGR; encoded by the exons ATGGCAATAAAGAATGAGAAAATACTGTTAGTAGAAAGCATGGTCCAGCAGATGGAAGGCgcaaaaatgttaattatctGCTGTTTTCTGTTAAGTAACATCAGAACCGCCAGTACACGGGACACCATTGGTCTCGGACAATCAATCAGAGATGGTGAGACATTAGTTTCAGCTAATGAAAGCTTTGAACTAGGATTTTTCAGTCCAGGGAAGTCAAAGAGTCGGTACCTGGGGATATGGTACAAGAAAATAGCAAATGGGACTGTCACATGGGTTGCCAACAGAGATGCTCCACTTCCGGATCGCTCAGGAGTCTTAAGTATCAGTAGCCAAGGGAATGGAACCCTCATCCTTCTAAATAGCACAAATGGCATTGTTTGGTCATTCAATGCAGCGAGAACTGCACAAAATCCAGTCGCACTGCTTTTGGAATCAGGAAATCTCGTTGTAAAAAGTGGAAATGATAATGACTCAGATAACTTTTTGTGGCAGAGCTTTGATTATCCAACCCACGTCTTACTGCCAGGTATGAAACTTGGAGTAAACTTGGTTACTGGTCTGAAAAGGTTCATGTCATCCTGGAAGAGTGCAGACGACCCTGCTCAAGACAATTACATATATGAGGTAGATCCCCGTGGTGTTCCACAAGCAGTATTTAGGAAGggatctaaaataaaatttagagcAGGTCCGTGGAACGGTCTTCATTGGACGGGGACGCCTCAGCTGCAACCAAATCCAGTATATACGTTTGAGTATGTGTCAAATGAGAATGAGGTATTTTACAGGTTTAACCTCATTAAAAGTTCAGTACTTACTATGATGGTAATCAATCCACAAGGCGAACCACAACGGTTGACATGGATGGAACAAACACAGAAATGGGCACCCTTCGTGCCGTTCTCTGGATTGATCCTTGATCAGTGTGACAATTACGCACTATGTGGTGCATATGCTATTTGTAACATGAATTCTAATTCTGCCAGATGTGAATGCTTGGAAGGGTTTGTACCAAAATCACCTAGTGAATGGGATCTGTTAGATACGTCTGATGGCTGCATTCGACGGACTCAATTAGATTGCGAGCATGGAGATGGCTTTCTAAAGCGTGAATCAGTTAAATTGCCTGATACCAGTTTCTCTCGGGTTGATAAGAACATCAGCATATTGGCATGCAAGGAATTGTGTTCAAAGAATTGTTCTTGTACAGCATATGCTAATGCGGATGTCCGAGGAGGAGGAAGTGGGTGCTTACTCTGGTTTCATGACCTCATTGACATGAAAGTACTATCAGAGGGTGGGCAAGACCTTTACATACGGATGGCTACTTCAGAACTAG ATAATTTTGAGAGAACAAAACGccggaagaaaaagaaggtgGTAATCATAATCATATGTGCACTGTTAGCCACAGGAGTAATTTTAATAGGAGGGTTCATGTATATGCGGAAAAAGAAACGCAGAGATCAAG GAAACACAGTTGGTAGCAGTGAATTGGATTACATCGACAGAGGCAACCGAAAAGAAAACATGGAATTACCAATGTTTGATTGGAACACCATTGCTGATGCAACTGATAATTTCTCATGGAAAAACAAGTTAGGGGAGGGTGGTTTTGGACCAGTTTACAGG GGAATGTTGACAGAAGGGCAAGAAATTGCAGTTAAAAGACTTTCAAAAAGTTCCGGACAAGGAGTGGAGGAATTCAAAAATGAAGTCCTTTTGATTGCTAAACTTCAGCACCGAAATCTTGTGAGGCTTCTCGGTTGTTGCACTCTAAGAGATGAAAGGATGTTAATTTATGAATACCTGCCCAACAAAAGCCTggaacaatttatttttg ATGTTACAAGAACCAAATTTCTGGATTGGAGTAAACGATGCCAAATCATTGAGGGAATTGCCCGTGGTCTTCTTTATCTTCATCAAGACTCTAGACTGAGGATTATACACAGGGATTTGAAAGCCAGTAATgttttattagataatgatATGAACCCTAAGATTTCAGACTTTGGCATGGCTAGGGCATTTGGGGTAGATCAAACTGAGGCAAACACTGATAGAGTTGTTGGAACATA CGGTTATATGTCTCCTGAGTATGCAATCGATGGGCTATTCTCGGTGAAATCTGATGTCTTCAGCTTTGGTGTTTTGGTACTAGAGATAGTGTGTGGTAAGAGAAACAGAGGATTTTACCATGCAGATCACCACCACAACCTCCTTGGGCAT GCTTGGCGACTGTGGACAGAAGACAGATCATTGGAACTAATCGATAAATCACTGGATGGCTCTTATTCTTTATCTGAAGCATTACGATGCATTCAGGTTGGTCTGTTATGTGTGCAACAACGACCAGAAGATAGGCCAAACATGTCATCTGTGGTTCTAATGTTGAGTGGTGAAAGGTCATTGCCTCAACCGAAGCAGCCTGGATTTTTCACAGAGAGGAATTTACCAGAATCAGAGTCTTCATCAAGTAAGCGAAAATTACCTTTGAGCAATGAAATCACCATCTCATTAATAGAGGGTCGATAA
- the LOC102626595 gene encoding G-type lectin S-receptor-like serine/threonine-protein kinase At4g27290 isoform X2, producing MVQQMEGAKMLIICCFLLSNIRTASTRDTIGLGQSIRDGETLVSANESFELGFFSPGKSKSRYLGIWYKKIANGTVTWVANRDAPLPDRSGVLSISSQGNGTLILLNSTNGIVWSFNAARTAQNPVALLLESGNLVVKSGNDNDSDNFLWQSFDYPTHVLLPGMKLGVNLVTGLKRFMSSWKSADDPAQDNYIYEVDPRGVPQAVFRKGSKIKFRAGPWNGLHWTGTPQLQPNPVYTFEYVSNENEVFYRFNLIKSSVLTMMVINPQGEPQRLTWMEQTQKWAPFVPFSGLILDQCDNYALCGAYAICNMNSNSARCECLEGFVPKSPSEWDLLDTSDGCIRRTQLDCEHGDGFLKRESVKLPDTSFSRVDKNISILACKELCSKNCSCTAYANADVRGGGSGCLLWFHDLIDMKVLSEGGQDLYIRMATSELDNFERTKRRKKKKVVIIIICALLATGVILIGGFMYMRKKKRRDQGNTVGSSELDYIDRGNRKENMELPMFDWNTIADATDNFSWKNKLGEGGFGPVYRGMLTEGQEIAVKRLSKSSGQGVEEFKNEVLLIAKLQHRNLVRLLGCCTLRDERMLIYEYLPNKSLEQFIFDVTRTKFLDWSKRCQIIEGIARGLLYLHQDSRLRIIHRDLKASNVLLDNDMNPKISDFGMARAFGVDQTEANTDRVVGTYGYMSPEYAIDGLFSVKSDVFSFGVLVLEIVCGKRNRGFYHADHHHNLLGHAWRLWTEDRSLELIDKSLDGSYSLSEALRCIQVGLLCVQQRPEDRPNMSSVVLMLSGERSLPQPKQPGFFTERNLPESESSSSKRKLPLSNEITISLIEGR from the exons ATGGTCCAGCAGATGGAAGGCgcaaaaatgttaattatctGCTGTTTTCTGTTAAGTAACATCAGAACCGCCAGTACACGGGACACCATTGGTCTCGGACAATCAATCAGAGATGGTGAGACATTAGTTTCAGCTAATGAAAGCTTTGAACTAGGATTTTTCAGTCCAGGGAAGTCAAAGAGTCGGTACCTGGGGATATGGTACAAGAAAATAGCAAATGGGACTGTCACATGGGTTGCCAACAGAGATGCTCCACTTCCGGATCGCTCAGGAGTCTTAAGTATCAGTAGCCAAGGGAATGGAACCCTCATCCTTCTAAATAGCACAAATGGCATTGTTTGGTCATTCAATGCAGCGAGAACTGCACAAAATCCAGTCGCACTGCTTTTGGAATCAGGAAATCTCGTTGTAAAAAGTGGAAATGATAATGACTCAGATAACTTTTTGTGGCAGAGCTTTGATTATCCAACCCACGTCTTACTGCCAGGTATGAAACTTGGAGTAAACTTGGTTACTGGTCTGAAAAGGTTCATGTCATCCTGGAAGAGTGCAGACGACCCTGCTCAAGACAATTACATATATGAGGTAGATCCCCGTGGTGTTCCACAAGCAGTATTTAGGAAGggatctaaaataaaatttagagcAGGTCCGTGGAACGGTCTTCATTGGACGGGGACGCCTCAGCTGCAACCAAATCCAGTATATACGTTTGAGTATGTGTCAAATGAGAATGAGGTATTTTACAGGTTTAACCTCATTAAAAGTTCAGTACTTACTATGATGGTAATCAATCCACAAGGCGAACCACAACGGTTGACATGGATGGAACAAACACAGAAATGGGCACCCTTCGTGCCGTTCTCTGGATTGATCCTTGATCAGTGTGACAATTACGCACTATGTGGTGCATATGCTATTTGTAACATGAATTCTAATTCTGCCAGATGTGAATGCTTGGAAGGGTTTGTACCAAAATCACCTAGTGAATGGGATCTGTTAGATACGTCTGATGGCTGCATTCGACGGACTCAATTAGATTGCGAGCATGGAGATGGCTTTCTAAAGCGTGAATCAGTTAAATTGCCTGATACCAGTTTCTCTCGGGTTGATAAGAACATCAGCATATTGGCATGCAAGGAATTGTGTTCAAAGAATTGTTCTTGTACAGCATATGCTAATGCGGATGTCCGAGGAGGAGGAAGTGGGTGCTTACTCTGGTTTCATGACCTCATTGACATGAAAGTACTATCAGAGGGTGGGCAAGACCTTTACATACGGATGGCTACTTCAGAACTAG ATAATTTTGAGAGAACAAAACGccggaagaaaaagaaggtgGTAATCATAATCATATGTGCACTGTTAGCCACAGGAGTAATTTTAATAGGAGGGTTCATGTATATGCGGAAAAAGAAACGCAGAGATCAAG GAAACACAGTTGGTAGCAGTGAATTGGATTACATCGACAGAGGCAACCGAAAAGAAAACATGGAATTACCAATGTTTGATTGGAACACCATTGCTGATGCAACTGATAATTTCTCATGGAAAAACAAGTTAGGGGAGGGTGGTTTTGGACCAGTTTACAGG GGAATGTTGACAGAAGGGCAAGAAATTGCAGTTAAAAGACTTTCAAAAAGTTCCGGACAAGGAGTGGAGGAATTCAAAAATGAAGTCCTTTTGATTGCTAAACTTCAGCACCGAAATCTTGTGAGGCTTCTCGGTTGTTGCACTCTAAGAGATGAAAGGATGTTAATTTATGAATACCTGCCCAACAAAAGCCTggaacaatttatttttg ATGTTACAAGAACCAAATTTCTGGATTGGAGTAAACGATGCCAAATCATTGAGGGAATTGCCCGTGGTCTTCTTTATCTTCATCAAGACTCTAGACTGAGGATTATACACAGGGATTTGAAAGCCAGTAATgttttattagataatgatATGAACCCTAAGATTTCAGACTTTGGCATGGCTAGGGCATTTGGGGTAGATCAAACTGAGGCAAACACTGATAGAGTTGTTGGAACATA CGGTTATATGTCTCCTGAGTATGCAATCGATGGGCTATTCTCGGTGAAATCTGATGTCTTCAGCTTTGGTGTTTTGGTACTAGAGATAGTGTGTGGTAAGAGAAACAGAGGATTTTACCATGCAGATCACCACCACAACCTCCTTGGGCAT GCTTGGCGACTGTGGACAGAAGACAGATCATTGGAACTAATCGATAAATCACTGGATGGCTCTTATTCTTTATCTGAAGCATTACGATGCATTCAGGTTGGTCTGTTATGTGTGCAACAACGACCAGAAGATAGGCCAAACATGTCATCTGTGGTTCTAATGTTGAGTGGTGAAAGGTCATTGCCTCAACCGAAGCAGCCTGGATTTTTCACAGAGAGGAATTTACCAGAATCAGAGTCTTCATCAAGTAAGCGAAAATTACCTTTGAGCAATGAAATCACCATCTCATTAATAGAGGGTCGATAA